The genomic segment CACTAGGTAGGGCATTATTATGAGTATTACTAATCCCCCAGGTTCCCTTGAGACTATCTTAAACTCATTAATCATTATTGCCCAAAATAAGCTAAGCTTATCAGTGAGCCTCACTTGGAGACCACCTTAATGTAAGCCTCCTCCAGGGTTGGTTCATTAACCCTAATCCTACTTATCCTGAGCCCATTACCCTCAGCCTCAAGCATTATCCTCCTAAGCTCAGCCACTGGGTCAGTGGTCTCAACCCTAATTACACTGCTTCCTGAATCACCATTCACCTCAGCCTCAATAACGTATCTTAATCCAAGCTTATCCTTAATATCCCTTGGTGAACCCTCAACTAAAACCCTACCCTCACTGATTATACCAACCCTATCGCAAACCTCCTCAACCTCCCATAGGTTATGGCTAGTTAGTAATACAGCCCTCCCCTCCTTCTTAAGGCTCTTAATGAGGCCCCTAATTGATCTAGCCGACACCGGGTCTAGGCCTATTGTTGGTTCATCTAGGAAAACCACAGGTGGATCGTGTATAAGGGCCCTGGCTATGGATAACCTAGCTCTCATACCTAGGCTGTACTCCTCATAAGGCCTATTGGATGCCCAATCAAGGTTAACTACCTTAAGTAATTCCCCAGCCCTCTCCTCAGCCTTCCCCCTACTTAACCCATATAATCTACCGAAGTAAACCAGGTTCTCGAAGCCGCTTAGCCTCGAGTAGAATCCCTTATCAGGGTAAAGCACAAGCCCTATAACCCCCCTAACCCTCCTAGCCTCCTTAACAACATCAAAACCATTAACCCTAGCCAACCCTGAGTCCGGTATTAATAGTGTTGAGAGAATCTTAACCGTGGTGGTCTTACCAGCGCCGTTGGGGCCTAATAAGCCGTACACCTCACCCCACTTAATGCTTAATGATACACCGTTTAACGCATTAACCTTAACCTTCCTCCTCCTAATCAACCCAACCCTCTCATAGCTTATGAAACTCTTCCTAAGGTTAATGGCCTCAACGGCACTCATTAGCTTTATCCGTGGTTAATAGGAATTTAAACGTAAGCATAATGTTACTACTTAACCTGCTTACCCTGTTCATTAATAAGCTTGTTAATCATACTGAGGGCGTTGAGTAGGTTGGTTAGGGTTACTGCATAGTGGTTTACTTCATCAATATCACTAGCCTTAGGTAATTCCTTCGATAACTCCATTATTTTAGAGAAGACTACATCCCTTACATTGATTAAACCATACTTAATATTAACCTCCCTCTCCTCCTCCTCACTCTTAACCACAACAACCTCCCTATCACAGTTGGCGCAGTAGTAATTACCACTCTTAAGCTTAAGTAACGGTGTCCCACATACCGGGCAGGTGTACTGGGTTAGTATTGCCCCCTGCCTAATTAATTGAGCCATCTTCTTAGTCACCGAATCCTCCTTAGCCATACTTACTCCAACCGTGGGGTTATTTAAAAAACAAACTACGTTAAGAGCTTAGACCATGGGGTGACGCCTTAATGAAGCGTATCTTAAACCCACCCATTGAGTAAACCTTATCATAAGTAACCTGTATACCAGTTAACTTACCGTATCTACCTAAGTCTATGTTAAATTCACCGGCATTACCGTAAACCTCAACAAGTAGGTTGTTGAGTACATCAGTGGTTAAGTTCATTGAATCAACCGCGCTGTACGCTATTAAGGCCCCATCCTTAACGTAGATTGGTACCCTACTTAACGGTGAGTGAACATTAATAGTGGTTGGACCCCTAATAATGCTCATACTCCAGTAATCGTACCAATTCCCCTCAGGTAGGTAAACCGACCTAGCATCCCCTGAGAACACTGGGGCTATTAACATGTACTCGCCAAGCATATACTCATCCTCAATATCCCTGGTGACCTCATCACTGGGGTAATCCATTACAAGTGGCCTAACGAGTGGTTTACCAGTCCTTAAACCCTCAATGACTTGGGAGTAAATGTACGGTATTAGGGAGTACCTAAGCTTAATGAATCCTTTAACTATACTGTAGGCCTCTTCACCATAACTCCAAGGCTCCCTCTCACTTACTCCATGGAACCTACTGTGGCTTAATAGGAGCCCCATTTGAGCCCACCTAACGTAAAGCTCAACCGTGGGTTTACCACCGTAGCCGCCAATATCCACGCTTGAGTACATTATTCCCGAGGTAGCCATTGATAACACACCCCTGAGTGACGCAGCCATACCCCTTGGTGTGGAGTCAGGGTCCCCGGTCCACCTTATTGGGTACTTATGAATACCTAATCCCCCTGACCTACCCCATACAATGGGCTCACCCTTAAGGCTCCTTATGGTCTCGTAAACCACTTTATTGTAAAGCACTGGGTAGAGGTTATGTATACATGGGTTAATGCCCACTGAGTATTCACCATTTTCAGGGGCTCCTTCACCATAATCAGTCTTAATAGTGTCTGCACCTAATTCAAGCAGCTGCCTAATCCTCTCTGAGTAAGCCCTGCAGGCATCATCATTAGTGAAGTCCACTGCCCCGAAGTCATCAGTCAACATCCTGTAGTCAACTAGTTCACCTTTAATGAAGGCTGGTGTCTCAACCATGGGCCTACCATTAACCTTAACCAGTAGGTTACGCTCACTTAATTCACTGAACCATTCACTACCCACTGCTGCATATGGGTTAACCCATATGCTTACCCTGAATCCAAGCTCATGAAGCCTACTGAACATTAGCCTAGGGTTTGGGAAACCATCATGCCACTCGAAGGTGCAGTCTGAGACTGTGAATGGGTACTTGTTAATTAACTCAGTATACTTATCCGGCCACTTGGATTTAATGTATTCCAGGAGTGGTCTATAATTCCACCTCCCGTTAACCCTATGGTACTCCTCAAGTTCCTTAATCTCATCATCAGTAAGTCCAAGGTTCTTGAGAAACCTCTTCAAGGATGCTCTAAGGGGCCTAATGGTGTATATTGGATCAATGTGAATAACATCACCGGGTAAACCACGCCTCCTAACATCCTCAGCGAATTTAACAACATCATCCTGCGTCTTATAATCGGAGTAAATGTAACCTGAACCCCTCCATAAACTGTACCAGACGCCGAAGGACCATAGGGGTGGTACTTCAGGATGCCCTGTGAGTTCCCAGAATGCCTTAATGATTTTACTCGGTTCATTGGATA from the Caldivirga maquilingensis IC-167 genome contains:
- a CDS encoding ABC transporter ATP-binding protein; translation: MSAVEAINLRKSFISYERVGLIRRRKVKVNALNGVSLSIKWGEVYGLLGPNGAGKTTTVKILSTLLIPDSGLARVNGFDVVKEARRVRGVIGLVLYPDKGFYSRLSGFENLVYFGRLYGLSRGKAEERAGELLKVVNLDWASNRPYEEYSLGMRARLSIARALIHDPPVVFLDEPTIGLDPVSARSIRGLIKSLKKEGRAVLLTSHNLWEVEEVCDRVGIISEGRVLVEGSPRDIKDKLGLRYVIEAEVNGDSGSSVIRVETTDPVAELRRIMLEAEGNGLRISRIRVNEPTLEEAYIKVVSK
- a CDS encoding TIM-barrel domain-containing protein, translated to MDPCRTISFFAIENESLLKTAEVILTTKVSISGLTYNLTIRRLPLSAITLSIELTESSGVAESRSINTGVGEYSIIIDTNPLSLTVLKSGRVVFSNKVALGPGYFHRVNNELHVPFSISPGEGIYGMGEWFGRLNKVGQRLEVYVVDPGGLPNDKTYVAYPFFWSTEGYGLLIDTYCRVMLDFGSRYLGVGELIIPSNVNMYLILSNEPSKIIKAFWELTGHPEVPPLWSFGVWYSLWRGSGYIYSDYKTQDDVVKFAEDVRRRGLPGDVIHIDPIYTIRPLRASLKRFLKNLGLTDDEIKELEEYHRVNGRWNYRPLLEYIKSKWPDKYTELINKYPFTVSDCTFEWHDGFPNPRLMFSRLHELGFRVSIWVNPYAAVGSEWFSELSERNLLVKVNGRPMVETPAFIKGELVDYRMLTDDFGAVDFTNDDACRAYSERIRQLLELGADTIKTDYGEGAPENGEYSVGINPCIHNLYPVLYNKVVYETIRSLKGEPIVWGRSGGLGIHKYPIRWTGDPDSTPRGMAASLRGVLSMATSGIMYSSVDIGGYGGKPTVELYVRWAQMGLLLSHSRFHGVSEREPWSYGEEAYSIVKGFIKLRYSLIPYIYSQVIEGLRTGKPLVRPLVMDYPSDEVTRDIEDEYMLGEYMLIAPVFSGDARSVYLPEGNWYDYWSMSIIRGPTTINVHSPLSRVPIYVKDGALIAYSAVDSMNLTTDVLNNLLVEVYGNAGEFNIDLGRYGKLTGIQVTYDKVYSMGGFKIRFIKASPHGLSS
- a CDS encoding Sjogren's syndrome/scleroderma autoantigen 1 family protein, with product MAKEDSVTKKMAQLIRQGAILTQYTCPVCGTPLLKLKSGNYYCANCDREVVVVKSEEEEREVNIKYGLINVRDVVFSKIMELSKELPKASDIDEVNHYAVTLTNLLNALSMINKLINEQGKQVK